In a single window of the Tautonia rosea genome:
- a CDS encoding type II toxin-antitoxin system RelE/ParE family toxin: protein MIVRWTESALADLEAIEAFIARHSPRYARAMVGRIFQRCEQIAALPGAGPMVPEFEDATLREVFEHPYRIVYQLVDEERIDVVAVVHGARRLPHM from the coding sequence ATGATCGTCCGCTGGACGGAGTCTGCGCTGGCGGATCTCGAGGCGATCGAGGCATTCATTGCCAGGCATTCGCCTCGGTATGCACGGGCCATGGTGGGTCGGATCTTCCAGAGGTGTGAGCAGATCGCGGCCCTGCCCGGTGCCGGGCCGATGGTCCCCGAGTTCGAGGACGCGACCTTGCGGGAGGTCTTTGAGCATCCGTATCGGATCGTCTATCAGCTCGTTGATGAGGAGCGGATCGACGTGGTGGCGGTTGTCCATGGGGCGCGGCGCTTGCCGCATATGTGA
- a CDS encoding vWA domain-containing protein: protein MSTQIARSDADLLGTAGTPASGSPGAVEAIPTTEAPARSVGTSPPSNGSSPPAPEPSSADAKEAKPAKPARKPRRRRGAPVWKWDAPSWGVSLMVHLAVLMALALMAVGGQIEQLAGPIDAGTEENSLADEDLTAILADPSDEEPELAAGDPTSMLAPGAPSATPAIRTATAEVSESKSLSGMIDIAVPTPSTSLIPSTGSLNRDLSGGRRISGETGRPTNGYDEALDQLAREILAHLATSRVTVLWVFDESGSMKDDQRMIRDRFDRVINELRIQVPTDRREAGDLEHAIIGFGEKIHYENSRPRGDLEDIRQAIDGLRVDESGFEYTMKAVFETLARYSRIIEKDRKVLMVLITDESGDDGDLVEQARLAMVNRGVTAYVLGRQSMFGYNTVRLRYKDPVTGDIYWPTIIRGPESAGLEMLQWDGLWKDRHDEQPSGFAPYELARLVKDTGGIFFLLPNEEELRNRPSGEKAYPFETLKEYSPDYSPRADYASRVAQSDLRKTMNEIIQLTDKDFGFERHFPVNPPELGQKIAQELPRVEAQLRALREIENRLRSMESARDKEANRRWQANYDLMLAQVVAFQIKAYEYRACLAEMVNLANQGKLKPKNPPIPNQRRTDWVINHSGKKKAPAAETEKRYAEATQLLNEVIERHPDTPWADLAQLTLNRGLGCDWSEWNVHPDYDKRAALVPKY, encoded by the coding sequence ATGAGCACCCAGATCGCCCGCTCCGACGCCGACCTGCTTGGCACCGCCGGGACTCCGGCATCCGGCTCCCCCGGCGCAGTCGAGGCCATTCCGACCACCGAGGCGCCTGCTCGATCGGTCGGTACGTCACCCCCGAGCAACGGCAGCTCTCCCCCCGCGCCGGAACCGAGCAGCGCGGACGCTAAAGAGGCCAAGCCTGCCAAGCCTGCCCGGAAACCTCGGAGGAGACGGGGGGCTCCGGTCTGGAAATGGGACGCGCCGAGCTGGGGCGTTTCGTTGATGGTCCACCTTGCGGTCTTGATGGCGCTGGCCTTGATGGCCGTGGGGGGCCAGATCGAGCAACTTGCCGGCCCGATCGACGCCGGCACCGAGGAGAACAGCCTGGCCGACGAGGATCTGACCGCCATCCTTGCCGATCCCTCCGACGAAGAGCCCGAGCTGGCCGCTGGCGACCCGACGAGCATGCTCGCGCCCGGCGCTCCGTCGGCCACCCCGGCCATCCGGACAGCCACGGCCGAGGTCAGCGAGTCGAAAAGCCTCTCCGGCATGATTGACATTGCCGTGCCGACGCCCAGCACTTCGCTGATTCCCTCGACCGGCTCGCTCAACCGCGACCTCAGCGGCGGCCGGCGGATCAGCGGCGAGACGGGCCGACCGACCAACGGCTACGACGAAGCCCTCGACCAGCTCGCCCGAGAGATCCTGGCCCACCTGGCCACCAGCCGGGTCACCGTCCTCTGGGTCTTCGACGAGTCGGGCAGCATGAAGGACGACCAGCGGATGATCCGAGACCGGTTCGACCGGGTCATCAATGAGCTGCGCATCCAGGTTCCCACCGATCGCCGCGAGGCCGGCGACCTGGAGCACGCGATCATCGGCTTCGGCGAGAAGATCCACTACGAGAACTCCCGCCCCCGCGGCGACCTGGAGGACATCCGACAGGCCATCGACGGCCTTCGGGTCGACGAGTCGGGCTTCGAGTACACGATGAAGGCCGTCTTCGAGACCCTGGCCCGATACAGCCGGATCATTGAGAAGGACCGCAAGGTCCTGATGGTCCTGATTACCGACGAGTCGGGAGACGACGGCGACCTGGTCGAACAGGCTCGCCTGGCGATGGTCAACCGAGGGGTGACAGCCTATGTGCTCGGCCGTCAGTCGATGTTCGGCTACAACACGGTCCGGCTCCGCTACAAGGACCCGGTCACGGGCGACATCTACTGGCCGACGATCATCCGGGGCCCCGAGAGCGCCGGCCTCGAAATGCTCCAGTGGGACGGACTCTGGAAGGACCGCCACGACGAGCAGCCCTCGGGCTTCGCCCCGTACGAGCTGGCCCGGCTGGTCAAGGACACCGGTGGTATCTTCTTCCTCCTGCCCAACGAGGAAGAGCTGCGCAACCGGCCGAGCGGCGAAAAGGCGTACCCCTTCGAGACCCTCAAGGAGTACTCGCCCGACTACAGCCCTCGGGCCGACTACGCCTCACGGGTCGCTCAGAGTGACCTGCGCAAGACGATGAACGAGATCATCCAGCTCACCGATAAGGACTTCGGCTTCGAGCGGCACTTCCCGGTCAACCCGCCCGAGCTGGGGCAGAAAATCGCCCAGGAATTGCCCAGGGTCGAGGCCCAGCTCCGCGCTCTGAGGGAGATCGAGAACCGCCTCCGATCGATGGAATCGGCCCGAGACAAGGAGGCCAACCGCCGCTGGCAGGCCAACTACGACCTGATGCTCGCCCAGGTCGTCGCCTTTCAGATCAAGGCTTACGAATATCGGGCCTGTCTGGCCGAGATGGTCAATCTCGCCAACCAGGGGAAACTGAAGCCCAAGAACCCGCCCATCCCCAACCAGCGACGGACGGACTGGGTCATCAACCACTCCGGCAAGAAGAAGGCCCCGGCCGCGGAAACCGAGAAACGCTATGCCGAGGCCACCCAACTGCTCAACGAGGTGATCGAGCGCCACCCCGACACCCCCTGGGCCGACCTGGCGCAACTGACCCTCAACCGAGGCCTCGGCTGCGACTGGTCTGAGTGGAACGTCCACCCGGATTACGACAAGCGAGCCGCCCTGGTCCCGAAGTACTGA
- the surE gene encoding 5'/3'-nucleotidase SurE, with protein MRILLTNDDGVYAAGLRALHKELAKLGEVTVIAPALEQSGVGHAITLLDPLIVSSIDDVDGSQLGQAVEGSPADCVKLAIYELMDRPPDLIVSGINHGANAGINVLYSGTVAAAIEGAFFEITSIAVSLEYSEHFDFPYAARHARRVIETILSNNPPAGSLFNVNIPSHNRGEPKGIKVVPMGVGRHGEGFERRRDPRGRTYYWMTYAPPFRLEGEESDVIALADGNITVTPLQFDMTRQTQLDQVRGWTWPGPETS; from the coding sequence GTGCGCATCTTGCTGACGAACGACGACGGGGTGTACGCCGCGGGCCTGCGGGCCCTGCACAAGGAACTGGCCAAGCTGGGCGAGGTGACGGTGATCGCCCCGGCGCTGGAGCAGAGCGGCGTCGGCCACGCGATCACCTTGCTCGACCCGTTGATCGTCTCGTCGATCGACGACGTGGACGGCTCTCAGCTGGGCCAGGCCGTCGAGGGGAGCCCGGCCGACTGCGTGAAGCTGGCGATCTACGAGCTGATGGACCGGCCGCCGGACCTGATCGTCTCGGGGATCAACCACGGGGCGAACGCGGGGATCAACGTGCTGTACTCGGGCACGGTGGCCGCGGCGATCGAGGGGGCCTTCTTCGAGATCACCAGTATTGCCGTCTCGCTCGAATACAGTGAGCACTTCGACTTCCCCTACGCCGCCCGGCACGCGAGGCGGGTGATCGAGACGATCCTGAGCAACAACCCCCCGGCCGGGTCGCTGTTCAACGTGAACATCCCGTCGCACAACCGAGGGGAGCCGAAGGGGATCAAGGTGGTGCCGATGGGGGTCGGCCGCCACGGCGAAGGCTTCGAGCGCCGCCGCGACCCGAGGGGACGCACCTACTACTGGATGACCTACGCCCCCCCCTTCCGCCTCGAAGGGGAGGAGAGCGACGTCATCGCCCTGGCCGATGGGAACATCACCGTCACCCCCTTGCAGTTCGACATGACCCGCCAGACCCAACTGGACCAGGTCCGCGGCTGGACCTGGCCCGGGCCAGAAACCTCCTGA
- a CDS encoding DUF4058 family protein — protein sequence MPIHDWTCVEAGIFHDFRHSWVEELHRALNARMLPPDYYAMAEQVTGGFGPDVLTLQGAAPDGESDGSNGSWSALGPTPGVGGLALAEPKLAPSAETDMEFYRRKAASVTVRHVSDDRVVAIVEVVSPGNKHSQMAIEQFVRKAAFLLDQKIHLMILDLLPPGPRDPNGIHALIWEAIDGRPIPKQERPLTLASYETDDTIRAFVVPAAVGDRLTDMPLFLLPRGCVEVPLEETYQGAFDVFPRRWKPRLEG from the coding sequence ATGCCGATTCACGACTGGACCTGCGTCGAGGCCGGGATCTTCCACGATTTCCGTCATTCCTGGGTTGAGGAACTCCATCGTGCCCTGAACGCCAGGATGCTGCCGCCGGATTACTACGCGATGGCCGAGCAGGTGACTGGCGGGTTCGGCCCCGATGTCTTGACGCTCCAGGGTGCCGCGCCGGACGGCGAGTCCGACGGCTCGAACGGTTCCTGGTCTGCCCTCGGTCCGACTCCGGGAGTGGGGGGCCTTGCCCTGGCCGAGCCGAAGCTCGCCCCGTCGGCCGAGACCGACATGGAGTTCTACCGGCGCAAGGCGGCGAGCGTCACGGTTCGGCATGTGAGCGATGATCGAGTGGTGGCGATTGTCGAGGTCGTCTCGCCTGGGAACAAACACAGTCAGATGGCGATCGAGCAGTTCGTCCGCAAGGCGGCCTTTCTTCTCGATCAGAAGATCCACCTGATGATCCTCGACCTGCTGCCGCCCGGCCCCCGGGACCCGAACGGCATCCACGCCCTGATCTGGGAAGCGATCGACGGCCGCCCGATCCCGAAGCAGGAGCGCCCGCTGACGCTCGCCAGCTACGAGACCGACGACACGATCCGTGCCTTCGTCGTGCCGGCCGCCGTGGGCGATCGCCTGACCGACATGCCCCTGTTTCTCTTGCCTCGAGGGTGCGTCGAGGTTCCCCTGGAAGAAACCTACCAGGGGGCCTTCGACGTCTTCCCGAGACGGTGGAAACCCCGGCTCGAAGGGTAA
- a CDS encoding vWA domain-containing protein, which produces MSSLASRMRQWATEQWAALREARSSIVATAYGVSLLVHLAILGMLTVAGILMGREVARSIEASIVDTALPDLERLDATELLETDLEATLDPILSKTAPRFSPRIVEDIAEPDPELQLDPLSVAPSMLLPSATTLSTRVQLRGDGAEHVDGVEGAVDRLALEILRQLDKGRVLVVWMFDASGSLHAERERLAEHIGKVYENVLARPEGSLAHEGGLLTMVVAFGSGRKAMIDEPTDDTAAIISAIQAVPLDETGEETTFQTVLDVARRWGSFKKEKQPFRTMAILVTDEVGDDEEKLEPAIAAATKADMPVFVLGNSALFGRSEGYTDYTDPKTGQFYRRLPVRQGPESVALEQIRLPFWYQGPQHTELDAGFGPHALSRLAATTGGIYFVTRMGSSRPTFDPSGMREYRPDWVSAGQYRAAASRSPLRSAVLAAAQITQQNLPGQPSLVFPTAGTPQFKEAMERNQTIAARVMYTVEEALGPIQSASSYRDRETSRRWQAHYDLMRARLLAVKIRCYEYDWACAQMKVNPRPFTNEKSNAWRLEPDTEIHYSPSAQRAGEEARELLERVMTEHRGTPWAVLAQRELRDPFGFKWVETYVPPPPPPSDNAGAARKKNQPNANTPPAPVPKL; this is translated from the coding sequence ATGAGCAGTCTGGCGAGCAGGATGCGACAGTGGGCGACCGAGCAATGGGCTGCGCTGCGCGAGGCCCGTTCGTCCATCGTGGCCACGGCGTACGGCGTCAGTCTGCTGGTTCATCTGGCGATCCTCGGCATGCTGACGGTCGCCGGGATCTTGATGGGCCGCGAGGTCGCCCGCTCGATCGAGGCGTCGATCGTCGATACCGCCTTGCCCGATCTCGAACGGCTAGACGCCACCGAGCTGCTCGAAACCGACCTGGAGGCGACCCTCGACCCGATCCTCTCGAAGACCGCCCCGCGCTTCTCCCCTCGGATCGTTGAGGACATTGCCGAGCCCGACCCTGAGCTGCAGCTCGACCCCCTCTCGGTCGCGCCGTCGATGCTCTTGCCCTCGGCCACCACCCTGAGCACCCGCGTGCAACTGCGCGGAGACGGGGCCGAGCATGTCGATGGGGTTGAGGGGGCTGTCGATCGCCTCGCCCTGGAAATCCTCCGCCAGCTGGACAAGGGACGTGTTCTGGTCGTCTGGATGTTCGACGCCTCGGGCAGCCTGCACGCCGAACGCGAGCGCCTAGCCGAACACATCGGCAAGGTCTACGAAAACGTCCTGGCCCGGCCCGAAGGCTCGTTGGCCCACGAAGGGGGCCTGCTGACGATGGTCGTCGCTTTCGGATCGGGCCGCAAGGCGATGATCGACGAGCCGACCGACGACACCGCCGCAATCATCTCGGCCATCCAGGCCGTTCCGCTCGACGAAACAGGCGAGGAAACGACGTTTCAGACCGTGCTCGACGTCGCCCGCCGCTGGGGATCGTTCAAGAAGGAGAAGCAACCCTTCCGGACGATGGCGATCCTCGTCACCGACGAGGTCGGCGACGACGAGGAGAAGCTCGAACCGGCCATCGCCGCGGCGACCAAGGCGGACATGCCGGTCTTTGTGCTCGGCAACTCGGCCCTCTTCGGCCGGTCTGAAGGGTACACGGACTACACCGACCCGAAGACCGGCCAGTTCTACCGCCGCCTGCCCGTCCGCCAGGGACCGGAGAGTGTCGCCCTGGAACAGATTCGCCTGCCCTTCTGGTATCAAGGCCCGCAGCACACGGAACTCGACGCCGGCTTCGGCCCGCACGCCCTGAGCCGCCTGGCCGCCACGACCGGCGGCATCTACTTCGTCACCCGGATGGGCAGCAGCCGGCCGACCTTCGACCCCAGCGGCATGCGGGAATACCGGCCCGACTGGGTCAGCGCCGGCCAGTACCGCGCGGCCGCCTCTCGCAGCCCCTTGCGGTCGGCCGTCCTGGCCGCGGCCCAGATCACCCAGCAAAACCTGCCGGGCCAGCCCTCCCTGGTCTTCCCGACCGCCGGCACCCCGCAGTTCAAGGAGGCGATGGAACGCAACCAGACCATCGCCGCCCGGGTGATGTACACGGTCGAGGAAGCTCTCGGCCCGATCCAGTCGGCCTCCTCGTATCGCGACCGTGAAACCTCCCGGCGCTGGCAAGCGCACTATGATCTGATGAGGGCCCGCCTGCTGGCCGTCAAAATCCGATGCTACGAATACGACTGGGCCTGCGCCCAGATGAAGGTCAACCCTCGGCCCTTTACCAACGAGAAGTCCAACGCTTGGCGATTGGAGCCTGATACCGAGATCCACTATAGCCCCTCGGCCCAGAGGGCCGGAGAGGAGGCCCGCGAACTGCTCGAACGGGTCATGACCGAGCATCGAGGTACCCCCTGGGCCGTCCTCGCCCAGCGCGAGCTGCGCGACCCGTTCGGCTTCAAGTGGGTCGAGACCTATGTGCCCCCGCCTCCTCCCCCCTCGGACAACGCGGGAGCGGCCCGCAAGAAGAACCAGCCAAACGCCAATACTCCCCCGGCCCCCGTGCCCAAGTTGTAA